From the Lolium rigidum isolate FL_2022 chromosome 2, APGP_CSIRO_Lrig_0.1, whole genome shotgun sequence genome, one window contains:
- the LOC124691832 gene encoding CBL-interacting serine/threonine-protein kinase 21-like, which produces MCHKNIYEGGSERPRKMVLVESIGKYRVGRTIGEGSFAKVKLAVDTETGGTVAVKVIDRSTVLRNNLMYQVKREISAMKLLNHPNIVKIHEVIATKTKICLVMEYVPGGQLSDRLTYHKRLDEREANKYFYQLIDAVDYCHHRGVFHRDLKPENLLLDNQGNLKVSDFGLSVLRKPGQLLSTSCGSPCYVAPEVIQHKTYEGAAADIWSCGVILFELLTGYLPFQDHSFTNLYRRISRGQFAFPQWITLPQKKIILSILDPSPITRAKISDIFNDKWFQEGYKPSIRTTESVYCDDCVDLEEASTDSDSSPNTQVREAEEASPEPSRFINAFQLIATCSDLDLSGLFQEQKTKLGSPHAVQETLKMISVAARDVSLSVRRMSNSMVKLQDIRLLSRSMLDLTLSAEVIEVTEAHCVVEVSKSTGDLRAYKEFCTSLWRLLNEEQCGSSSNM; this is translated from the exons ATGTGCCACAAGAATATTTACGAGGGGGGCAGTGAGAGACCGAGGAAGATGGTGCTGGTGGAGAGCATTGGCAAGTACAGGGTTGGCCGGACCATCGGCGAGGGCTCCTTCGCCAAGGTGAAGCTCGCCGTCGACACGGAGACCGGCGGCACCGTCGCCGTGAAGGTCATCGACAGGAGCACGGTGCTCAGGAACAACCTCATGTATCAG GTGAAGAGAGAGATCAGCGCAATGAAGCTTCTCAATCACCCCAACATAGTTAAGATACACGAG GTGATCGCGACGAAGACCAAGATATGCCTGGTGATGGAGTATGTTCCAGGAGGGCAGCTGTCTGACAGGCTA ACTTACCACAAGAGGTTGGATGAGAGGGAAGCAAACAAGTACTTCTACCAGTTGATTGATGCTGTGGACTATTGCCACCACAGAGGCGTCTTCCACAGGGATCTCAAG CCAGAAAACCTTTTGCTAGATAATCAAGGCAATCTCAAGGTATCTGATTTTGGACTCAGTGTCCTACGGAAG CCAGGGCAGTTGCTATCCACGTCTTGTGGCTCGCCATGTTATGTGGCTCCTGAG GTGATTCAGCACAAAACTTACGAGGGGGCAGCTGCGGACATCTGGTCATGTGGTGTGATCCTGTTCGAACTTCTTACTGGTTATCTGCCATTTCAAGACCATAGCTTCACAAACTTGTACCGAAGG ATATCTCGAGGGCAGTTTGCTTTCCCGCAGTGGATTACGCTACCTCAGAAGAAGATTATCTTGAGCATACTGGATCCATCTCCTATAACG AGAGCAAAAATAAGCGATATTTTCAACGACAAGTGGTTCCAGGAGGGTTACAAGCCTTCAATAAGGACAACAGAGAGTGTTTATTGTgatgattgtgttgatcttgaaGAAGCCAGCACAGATAGTGATAGCAGCCCTAACACGCAG GTAAGGGAAGCTGAAGAAGCAAGTCCGGAGCCTAGCCGGTTCATTAATGCGTTCCAGTTGATAGCAACGTGCAGCGATCTCGATTTGTCAGGACTATTCCAGGAGCAG AAAACAAAGCTCGGCTCGCCACACGCGGTGCAGGAGACACTGAAGATGATCAGCGTTGCAGCACGGGATGTGAGCTTGTCCGTGAGGAGAATGAGCAACTCCATG GTGAAGCTTCAGGACATCAGATTGCTATCAAGAAGCATGCTAGATCTTACTCTCTCGGCAGAG GTGATTGAGGTGACTGAAGCACACTGTGTCGTCGAGGTGTCCAAGTCCACCGGTGATCTGAGAGCATACAAAGAG TTCTGCACAAGCTTGTGGAGACTGCTCAATGAGGAGCAGTGTGGTAGCTCATCTAATATGTAA